From a region of the SAR202 cluster bacterium genome:
- a CDS encoding molybdopterin molybdotransferase MoeA — translation MLSVEEALERILGFFGVLEPEQQPILDSVDQVLAEDIVGRFDIPPLDNSSMDGYAVQAADVKSASATTPVVLRVIGTVAAGQMPSTPVVAGAAVRIMTGAPVPQGADAVVPFEETDEAERKLHGGPPDSIGVKFAALAGANVRKAGRDVTRGQLVLAKGAVVRAAEVGVLASLGYTSVSVIRRPSVAILATGDELQEPDEAPLPGRIYNVNSYSVGAAVKQAGGIPKLLGTARDNLDSLNAKIWEGLGSDILITSAGVSKGDYDIVKDVLAQHGRMEFWSVRMRPAKPLAFGVLKGPGGRTVPLLGLPGNPVSSMVAFEQFGRPAIHKMMGRTTTRRPTVQAVLDGPIYNGDGRRVYARAVITKRDGVYYARPTGDQSSNLLTSMAKANGLAICPSDVPMKAAGETVTVQMIDWPETVF, via the coding sequence GTGCTCGCTGAGGATATCGTCGGCCGGTTCGACATACCGCCGCTGGACAACTCCTCAATGGACGGCTACGCGGTCCAGGCGGCTGATGTAAAGTCGGCGTCTGCGACAACTCCGGTTGTTCTCAGGGTGATTGGGACCGTTGCAGCCGGCCAGATGCCCTCGACTCCTGTCGTCGCCGGGGCGGCCGTGCGGATCATGACCGGCGCTCCGGTGCCCCAGGGCGCCGACGCCGTCGTCCCGTTCGAGGAGACGGACGAGGCGGAGAGGAAGCTGCACGGCGGGCCGCCGGACAGCATCGGCGTCAAATTCGCCGCGCTTGCCGGAGCCAACGTCCGCAAGGCGGGCAGGGACGTGACCCGGGGGCAACTCGTCCTTGCGAAGGGCGCCGTGGTGCGCGCCGCCGAGGTTGGCGTGCTTGCCTCCCTTGGCTACACTTCCGTGAGCGTCATTCGCCGCCCATCCGTCGCGATTCTGGCCACCGGCGACGAGCTGCAGGAGCCGGATGAGGCGCCGCTTCCGGGGAGGATCTACAACGTCAACTCTTACAGCGTCGGCGCAGCCGTGAAACAGGCCGGCGGCATTCCTAAGCTGCTAGGCACCGCGCGAGATAACCTGGACTCGTTAAACGCCAAAATTTGGGAAGGGCTGGGGTCTGATATACTCATTACTTCCGCCGGCGTCTCCAAGGGTGACTACGACATAGTGAAGGACGTGCTGGCCCAGCATGGCAGGATGGAGTTCTGGTCCGTGCGCATGCGGCCGGCCAAGCCCCTGGCGTTCGGCGTCCTGAAGGGACCCGGGGGCCGAACCGTGCCCCTGCTGGGTTTGCCCGGGAACCCGGTGAGCTCCATGGTGGCCTTCGAGCAATTCGGCAGACCGGCCATTCACAAGATGATGGGACGCACGACTACCCGAAGGCCAACTGTGCAGGCCGTGCTGGATGGGCCCATCTACAACGGCGACGGCCGGAGGGTTTACGCCCGCGCCGTGATCACGAAGCGCGATGGCGTATACTATGCCAGGCCCACAGGCGACCAGAGCTCCAACCTGTTGACCTCCATGGCGAAAGCCAACGGCCTTGCCATCTGCCCTTCCGACGTTCCTATGAAGGCCGCGGGCGAGACGGTGACGGTGCAGATGATCGACTGGCCGGAGACTGTATTCTAA